In a genomic window of Akkermansiaceae bacterium:
- a CDS encoding tRNA (cytidine(34)-2'-O)-methyltransferase, which yields MLNVVLVAPEIPHNTGAAGRLCLATGTRLHLVKPLGFSLDDRQVKRVGLDYWKDVDVVVWENWAAFTDSVEAGAGVYFLTTKTTQPHWQVRFEDGDYLVFGSETKGLPESLLARHPDQCLTIPMKQGSTRSLNLSTSVGIVLYEAVRQLAV from the coding sequence ATGCTCAACGTTGTTCTGGTGGCTCCTGAAATCCCGCATAATACCGGGGCGGCGGGACGTCTGTGCCTGGCCACGGGCACCAGGCTGCATCTGGTCAAACCTCTCGGGTTTTCGCTCGACGACCGGCAGGTCAAACGGGTTGGGCTCGACTACTGGAAGGATGTCGATGTGGTGGTGTGGGAAAACTGGGCCGCGTTTACCGACTCGGTGGAGGCAGGCGCCGGGGTCTATTTCCTGACCACCAAAACCACCCAGCCGCACTGGCAGGTGAGGTTTGAGGACGGCGACTACCTTGTATTTGGTTCGGAAACCAAGGGGCTGCCGGAGAGTCTGTTAGCACGGCATCCCGACCAGTGTCTGACCATCCCGATGAAACAAGGCTCGACTCGAAGCTTGAACCTATCCACATCCGTCGGCATCGTGCTTTATGAAGCTGTTAGGCAGCTG